The following coding sequences are from one Canis lupus baileyi chromosome 19, mCanLup2.hap1, whole genome shotgun sequence window:
- the GADD45GIP1 gene encoding large ribosomal subunit protein mL64 codes for MAAPVRRARCLLGLPANLGRGSRDYRAPPPPRRLPGPWWPDPDDPLTPRWQLGPRYAAKQFARHGAASGVAPGSLWPSREQLRELEAEEREWCPSLAAMQESLRVQQLAAEQKRQAREQLIAERMAKMPQMIENWRRQQQERREKEQADKERRARLQAEAQERLGYHVDPRSARFQELLQDLEKQQRKRLKEEKQRQKKEARAAALATAMAQDSAAPSS; via the exons ATGGCGGCGCCCGTGCGGCGAGCGCGCTGCCTGCTAGGGCTGCCGGCGAACCTGGGCCGCGGCTCCCGTGATTACCGGGCGCCGCCGCCCCCACGCCGCTTGCCAGGGCCCTGGTGGCCAGACCCGGACGACCCGCTGACCCCGCGCTGGCAGCTGGGGCCGCGCTATGCGGCCAAGCAGTTCGCGCGGCACGGCGCCGCCTCCGGGGTGGCCCCCGGTTCTCTGTGGCCGTCGCGGGAGCAGCTGCGCGAGCTGGAAGCTGAGGAGCGCGAATGGTGCCCGAGCCTCGCGGCCATGCAGGAGTCGCTGCGGGTGCAGCAGCTGGCGGCGGAGCAGAAGCGTCAGGCCAG ggagcagcTCATTGCAGAGCGCATGGCCAAGATGCCACAGATGATTGAGAActggcggcggcagcagcaggagCGCAGGGAGAAGGAACAGGCAGACAAGGAGAGGCGGGCCCGACTGCAGGCCGAGGCCCAGGAGCGCCTGGGCTACCACGTGGACCCAAGGAGTGCCCGCTTCCAGGAGCTGCTGCAGGACCTGGAGAAGCAGCAGCGCAAACGCCTCAAGGAggagaaacaaagacagaagaAGGAGGCACGAGCTGCGGCACTGGCCACTGCTATGGCCCAAGACTCTGCAGCACCCAGCTCCTGA